A genomic window from Peromyscus maniculatus bairdii isolate BWxNUB_F1_BW_parent chromosome 1, HU_Pman_BW_mat_3.1, whole genome shotgun sequence includes:
- the Tpd52l3 gene encoding tumor protein D55: MSFAAQDMDPSHPESYSTGEKSEPAGLDYSSTNPNYFSTNRGPDSLYQELDLDSLDEDVSLSAPDAMTETSASANESHPASEPDLTEAEQMELKSELTRLEEEILTLHDQLAAKEKRCEELRKKLGCMALVGLRQNLSKRWHGVQASNAGMKQKTSTALSSVGSAICRKLEDMKKSSTFRSLEGLMGTVKAKVASGRELGSGLLSSLASGSDPHSVPGSGYDSVPGPGEQLLSVPKPE; this comes from the coding sequence ATGAGTTTTGCTGCCCAAGATATGGACCCGTCTCATCCAGAGTCCTATTCCACTGGCGAGAAGTCTGAGCCTGCAGGCCTAGACTACAGCTCCACCAACCCCAACTATTTCTCCACAAACCGAGGACCAGACTCTCTCTACCAAGAACTGGACCTGGACTCCCTGGACGAAGACGTTTCCCTGTCTGCGCCAGATGCCATGACAGAGACCTCTGCGTCCGCAAATGAATCCCACCCAGCTTCAGAACCAGATCTGACGGAGGCTGAACAAATGGAGCTCAAATCTGAGCTCACTAGATTGGAGGAAGAGATCCTAACATTACACGACCAGCTGGCAGCCAAGGAGAAGCGATGTGAGGAACTCCGGAAGAAGTTAGGCTGCATGGCCTTGGTGGGGCTGAGGCAGAATCTGTCCAAGAGATGGCACGGTGTCCAGGCCTCCAACGCCGGCATGAAGCAGAAGACTTCGACCGCCCTGTCCTCGGTGGGCTCAGCCATCTGTAGGAAGCTTGAAGACATGAAGAAGTCGTCCACGTTCAGATCCCTTGAAGGGCTGATGGGGACAGTCAAGGCAAAAGTTGCAAGTGGCAGAGAGCTTGGCAGTGGCCTTCTTTCTTCACTGGCGAGTGGCAGTGATCCACACTCAGTTCCGGGGAGTGGATATGACTCCGTTCCAGGGCCTGGAGAGCAACTGCTTTCTGTCCCGAAGCCAGAGTAA